The Pseudomonadota bacterium genome contains the following window.
CATCGCCGTCCGGTTAATCGACGGAGGCTGATTGCAAAAGCGTGGGTCCCCCGGTGACATGAGCGAAGGACTTCCAGCGTCGGCGCGACGGGCAGAACCGTCTTCGGCGGCGATGCGGACTGCGCCGCTCCAGCAGGATCGCCCCCAGCCGGGTATACGCGGACGGCAACGTGCGCAAACTCGGGAACTTGATCTCGACGCCGGGGTTCATCCGCCGAATCTGGTCGTCCCGTATTTGGGACACGCAGTAGTCGTTGGCGGCCTGAGCCAGCTTCGGGAAGAGCTTGGCGGGCGAAAGCTGCTCCGGCAAGACTCCCGCTTTTTCCGCGATCTTGGCCTGCGCCACACGGAATGCCGCGTGCACCAACGCCGCGGCGTAGACTTGCTGGGCGACGATGTTGGGATGCATCGCGTAGAGACCGCCCAGCTCGAGGGTTTCCTTCAGGTCCAGGAACAGCCGCTCGACCGACCAGCGCAGGCCGTAGAGCTTGACCGCGTCTTCGGCCGACAACATCTTGGGGTCGAGAACGCTCGTCAACAAGTCCAGACTGCGGCCCTGGCCGCGAAACTGGATGAGTCGCAGCTTCCTCTTGGGCTCCCCGACGCCGCAGCCCACCTCCACCAACAAGTCCTCCAAGAGCGTGCGACTGCCCTGCTGGCGAGACAGGACTTCCAGCCGCTTGATCCTGAGCCGACCGTTCTTGCGAAAGAGCCCGAACAGCTTGGCGTCGGCCAACACGCGGAAATACTGGAGCGACGAATAGAGCCGATCCCCTACGATCAGCGCGCCGGGAGCGATCCACCCCAAGGCTTTCTGGCCGCGGGTGAGCTCCGCTTGGGCAGCGTTGGGAAAGAACAGGAGTTCCCGGCAGAAGCCGCGGTAGAGATCGTAGAAGGCCGTCACGCAGCCGGGCAGTATAGGAGCCCGCACGTCGCGCAGGATCTTGAGCCCATGGCAGACCGCATCCAGTCGCGAGCCGTCCACGATATGGATTTCCGGGAAATGCTGACGCAACCCGCTCATCCAGGAAGCATACGCCTCGGGGGCTTTGGGGAGGATGCTCTGGACGAAAGCACGGTAGAGATGCATGAACAGCCCCGGTCGCTGGCCCTCTGCCTTCTCGAAGAATGCCTCCGCGCGAGCCAGCACCCGGGGCCACAGCTTGTCGCGGCCGCGACCCTTGCGCGTCTGGTCGATCCCATGGCGCAGCGACGGGGGGCGGCGCACGATGACCGCTGCCCAGAACAGGCACAGGGCGTAAAACGTCCACTTGCGCTCGCGCTCCGTCCCGCGGTGACGCTTGAAAACGGTTTCGCAGAGTGTTGGGGTCAGGTGAGACAGCAGCAACTCGACCATGCCAAGCAGGTCGACGCGCAAGTTCGCGGGCGCCGCTTTCTCGCGGCCCACGGGAATGCCAGA
Protein-coding sequences here:
- a CDS encoding transposase: MPQAAVATMSGIPVGREKAAPANLRVDLLGMVELLLSHLTPTLCETVFKRHRGTERERKWTFYALCLFWAAVIVRRPPSLRHGIDQTRKGRGRDKLWPRVLARAEAFFEKAEGQRPGLFMHLYRAFVQSILPKAPEAYASWMSGLRQHFPEIHIVDGSRLDAVCHGLKILRDVRAPILPGCVTAFYDLYRGFCRELLFFPNAAQAELTRGQKALGWIAPGALIVGDRLYSSLQYFRVLADAKLFGLFRKNGRLRIKRLEVLSRQQGSRTLLEDLLVEVGCGVGEPKRKLRLIQFRGQGRSLDLLTSVLDPKMLSAEDAVKLYGLRWSVERLFLDLKETLELGGLYAMHPNIVAQQVYAAALVHAAFRVAQAKIAEKAGVLPEQLSPAKLFPKLAQAANDYCVSQIRDDQIRRMNPGVEIKFPSLRTLPSAYTRLGAILLERRSPHRRRRRFCPSRRRWKSFAHVTGGPTLLQSASVD